CCATGATCCTCGCCGTCGGCGAGGAATTGAGCTTCACGCGCGCCGCGGAGAAAAACTATATCTCCCAGCCGGCGCTCAGCAAGATCGTGCGCAAGGTGGAAAAAAATCTCGGCGCCGCCATCTTCGACCGCGGCTCTTCGCCGCTCCGCATCACCCCCGAAGGGCAGCGCTTCATCGAGTACTTCCGCCGCCTCGAACAGGTGCGGAGCGAGCTCGAGAAATACTGCGAAAGCCTGCGCCGCCAAAAGAAGGCCGATCTCGTCATCGGCGCGCCGTCGTTCTTCTGCACCTACGTGCTGCCGCCGCTCGTGGCGTCGTTTCAGATGGAACATCCCGGCTTCTCCGCCAAGCTCATCGAGACCAACGACGCCGAATTGCGCGAGCTGCTTCGCGCCGGCGTGCTCGACCTCGGCCTGACGGTCGAAGAAAACATGCCGGCCGATCTGAAATCCTTCGTCCTGAAAAGCGAGTCGATCGTCCTTGCGGTGCCGCGCGCCACTCCGATCAACGCCCGGCTGCGGGATCTCGCCCTCGGCGAGAGCGACCTCCGCGGCGGCCTGGTCAACGAGGACGCTCCCTGCGTGCCGATCGGGGCCTTCGCCGGCGAGCGCTTTCTGTTCCTCAAGCCGGGCAACGATATCCGCGCCCGCGGGCTGAAAATCT
This sequence is a window from Pyramidobacter sp. YE332. Protein-coding genes within it:
- a CDS encoding LysR family transcriptional regulator, producing MEPVEFREIAMILAVGEELSFTRAAEKNYISQPALSKIVRKVEKNLGAAIFDRGSSPLRITPEGQRFIEYFRRLEQVRSELEKYCESLRRQKKADLVIGAPSFFCTYVLPPLVASFQMEHPGFSAKLIETNDAELRELLRAGVLDLGLTVEENMPADLKSFVLKSESIVLAVPRATPINARLRDLALGESDLRGGLVNEDAPCVPIGAFAGERFLFLKPGNDIRARGLKICHDAGFEPQIVMELDQLLTAYRLAEAGLGVAFIRASIPCYAGFSPDLCLYRLDHPDTQRQIRVIFNDGALASERRKSFVAYLKSCPEVR